The Candidatus Obscuribacter sp. genome has a segment encoding these proteins:
- a CDS encoding PQQ-binding-like beta-propeller repeat protein, translating to MLTALAFSPVALAQQKPVAKPASTSLTDRSSVSASKVSATATKTTPAAQTPSPSDAKAGSNVPGAPAKIYNKVEVVATPQETSGSIAARHRGSWSMFLHNACRTGNSYIDSLPATVGRVKWTFPAEGGIDSSPAIYKGVIYVGSDDGHVYALDEQNGKMLWRATLGDKVKSSPAIADGMLVIGCEDKKVYGLNSTTGKVLWTFETKDRVSSSPAIHEGTAYVGSWDGNLYALDFKTGKLRWQFPGNNPIAPQTSTDAAVSSVITTATVSGNVVGDNKSVATDVATGTAANSGTAKSSGAANSQNPSTNSTNATAANSGNTPAGAHTADSSGAVAGAAGVAGIPLTNLGRITSSPCVGPGVVVVTAHNGFAYCLSTKDGHMLWHFRTGGKLMASPMIMDNIVYFGSWDHAFYAVDLATGKQKWKAGAAESFSIAATGAAGKVYVGNDDLKLYCYDAHTGKVIWKTQLNSPSPLLSSSPAIAGGMIFCGSPDANVYAIDNRNGGIKWKFKTQRAIVSSPAVSPNGVCIGSQDGNLYWIN from the coding sequence TTGCTGACAGCGCTGGCTTTTTCGCCTGTTGCACTAGCTCAACAAAAGCCAGTGGCCAAGCCAGCTAGTACCTCGCTAACCGACCGGTCTAGTGTGTCGGCAAGTAAGGTATCGGCTACTGCGACCAAGACCACCCCGGCTGCTCAAACCCCCAGCCCATCTGATGCTAAAGCCGGTAGTAATGTGCCGGGAGCACCTGCAAAAATTTATAATAAGGTAGAGGTTGTTGCTACTCCGCAAGAAACATCGGGTAGTATCGCAGCCAGGCACAGAGGCAGTTGGAGCATGTTCTTGCACAACGCCTGCCGCACTGGTAACTCATATATAGATAGCTTGCCTGCAACTGTAGGGCGCGTCAAATGGACGTTTCCAGCAGAGGGTGGTATCGATAGCTCTCCTGCTATATATAAAGGTGTTATATATGTGGGGTCTGATGATGGGCATGTTTACGCCCTCGACGAGCAAAATGGCAAGATGCTGTGGCGCGCCACCCTTGGTGACAAGGTCAAATCTTCTCCAGCAATTGCCGATGGCATGCTCGTTATAGGCTGTGAGGATAAAAAGGTCTATGGTCTCAACTCCACCACCGGTAAGGTCTTGTGGACTTTTGAGACTAAGGATAGGGTCTCCTCGTCACCGGCTATCCATGAGGGTACAGCCTATGTCGGTAGCTGGGACGGCAACCTATACGCACTCGATTTTAAAACCGGCAAATTGCGCTGGCAGTTTCCCGGCAATAATCCGATAGCGCCGCAAACCAGTACTGATGCTGCTGTTAGCTCAGTTATCACGACTGCTACAGTGAGTGGCAATGTTGTTGGTGATAACAAATCAGTGGCCACTGATGTTGCTACCGGTACCGCAGCTAATAGTGGTACTGCAAAATCCAGTGGCGCTGCAAATTCTCAAAACCCTTCTACTAATAGTACAAATGCAACTGCCGCCAACTCAGGCAATACTCCCGCAGGCGCACATACAGCAGACTCTAGCGGCGCGGTAGCAGGGGCAGCTGGTGTGGCAGGCATACCTCTAACCAACCTCGGTCGCATCACATCATCTCCCTGCGTTGGACCAGGCGTTGTTGTAGTCACCGCCCACAATGGCTTTGCCTATTGTCTCTCCACCAAAGACGGTCACATGCTCTGGCACTTCCGCACAGGTGGTAAGCTCATGGCATCCCCGATGATCATGGATAACATCGTCTATTTTGGTAGTTGGGATCATGCCTTTTATGCAGTTGATCTGGCCACCGGCAAACAAAAGTGGAAGGCCGGTGCAGCCGAATCATTTAGCATCGCTGCCACTGGAGCCGCAGGCAAAGTCTATGTCGGTAACGACGACCTCAAGCTCTACTGTTACGATGCACATACCGGCAAAGTAATTTGGAAGACCCAGCTCAACTCGCCCTCGCCTTTGCTCTCGTCATCTCCTGCAATCGCTGGTGGCATGATCTTTTGCGGTAGCCCCGACGCCAATGTCTACGCTATCGATAATCGCAACGGCGGCATCAAATGGAAATTTAAAACTCAAAGAGCAATTGTTTCATCCCCTGCTGTGAGCCCAAATGGTGTCTGTATCGGTAGCCAGGACGGTAATTTGTACTGGATCAACTGA
- a CDS encoding HU family DNA-binding protein, with product MNRAELVENVSKVTGQAKSEVTRTLSAFIHTVTGALAKGDKVTLVGFGTFERRQRKARTGRNPRTLAPLKIAAARVPAFRAGKELKDIVNGRAKQPSLDLAKPKAAAKPAKKAAAKPAKKAAKPAKKAVKKGGKKR from the coding sequence ATGAACCGAGCAGAGCTCGTAGAGAACGTCTCTAAAGTAACAGGACAAGCCAAGTCCGAAGTGACAAGAACATTGTCAGCTTTCATTCACACAGTAACCGGCGCCCTCGCCAAAGGTGACAAAGTTACCTTGGTAGGTTTCGGAACATTCGAACGTCGCCAGCGTAAAGCTCGCACCGGCCGTAACCCCAGAACTCTTGCTCCGCTCAAAATTGCGGCTGCTCGCGTTCCCGCTTTCCGCGCTGGTAAAGAACTCAAAGACATCGTAAATGGTCGCGCTAAGCAACCATCACTCGATCTCGCAAAACCAAAAGCTGCTGCTAAGCCCGCTAAGAAAGCTGCTGCAAAGCCAGCCAAAAAAGCTGCTAAGCCCGCTAAAAAAGCTGTCAAAAAAGGCGGCAAGAAAAGATAA